In Solea senegalensis isolate Sse05_10M linkage group LG6, IFAPA_SoseM_1, whole genome shotgun sequence, one genomic interval encodes:
- the si:dkey-27j5.5 gene encoding GTP-binding protein Rhes, protein MEMGSLSTGAQTAPTPVTHQLNCSTIDAYSQFHVNMDGQSAGSSKILMAYKNVSQHLNSSGIKAGLGIIKAATSQWKQDKKTRSGPAVRQLSTASSGHHYKRSPLDHLAALVLHGQSRHHQIGQEHRQDALYSTKPQNCKRIVVLGAPRVGKTSILRRYLRDGFVEEYSPTTEDFLRKLFRIRGETYQIDVLDASRERDFPAKRRLSILTGDIFLLVFGLDDRSSFDEVCVLRREILAAKSKLTKTTVPEMCPRPQVPLLVCANKVDLPESERQISKTEVLQALGDDCAYFETSAKDSINLETVFEALAKRGGLPTETGPSQHRKVSLRSYQAMRTGRVAGRGSQAPDPCGVLYPLARRPSFSTDLRQVIGPHTATKPVKALDKCPIQ, encoded by the exons ATGGAAATGGGCAGCCTCTCCACCGGCGCACAGACTGCCCCAACCCCTGTTACGCACCAGCTCAACTGCTCCACCATAGATGCTTATTCCCAGTTTCATGTTAATATGGACGGGCAGAGCGCCGGGTCCTCCAAAATCTTAATGGCTTACAAAAACGTATCGCAGCACCTGAATTCGTCGGGGATTAAAGCTGGTTTGGGGATAATCAAAGCGGCCACGTCTCAATGGAAACAAGACAAGAAGACGCGTTCAGGACCAGCCGTGAGGCAACTGTCTACTGCCAGCAGCGGTCATCACTACAAAAGATCTCCACTGGATCACTTGGCAGCTCTGGTTCTACATGGTCAGAGTCGGCACCACCAGATTGGACAAGAGCATCGACAAGACGCTCTTTACTCCACCAAGCCCCAGAACTGTAAGCGCATAGTGGTCCTTGGTGCGCCCCGGGTCGGCAAGACCTCCATCCTGAGACGGTACCTCCGGGATGGATTTGTGGAGGAGTACTCTCCCACCACTGAGGATTTCCTCAGAAAACTGTTTCGCATCCGCGGCGAGACCTACCAAATTGACGTCCTGGACGCGTCCAGAGAAAGGGACTTCCCAGCCAAGCGGCGGTTGTCAATCCTCACTG GGGATATTTTTCTCCTGGTATTCGGTCTAGATGACCGGAGCTCTTTCGACGAGGTGTGCGTCCTACGACGGGAGATCCTGGCTGCTAAATCCAAACTCACCAAAACAACTGTGCCAGAGATGTGTCCACGGCCACAGGTTCCACTGTTGGTCTGCGCCAACAAGGTGGACCTCCCGGAGTCTGAGAGACAAATATCAAAGACAGAGGTGCTCCAAGCCCTCGGTGATGACTGTGCCTATTTTGAAACGTCTGCAAAGGACAGCATTAATCTAGAGACAGTATTCGAGGCTTTGGCAAAGCGAGGCGGACTTCCGACAGAAACCGGCCCGTCTCAGCACAGAAAAGTGTCCCTGCGTTCGTACCAGGCAATGCGGACCGGCCGTGTGGCAGGGAGGGGGAGCCAGGCGCCTGATCCATGCGGCGTCCTGTACCCACTTGCGCGCCGGCCGAGTTTTAGCACCGATCTCCGACAAGTGATTGGACCACACACGGCAACGAAGCCGGTCAAAGCTCTGGACAAATGTCCGATTCAGTGA